In Pseudomonas sp. R76, one genomic interval encodes:
- a CDS encoding DeoR/GlpR family DNA-binding transcription regulator — MQNTHQAIDLPSLRKQKILLLLERDGKVTAAELVDHFAVSQDTIRRDLGELAAAGLLQRVHGGALPRPKDTGKDFFTRVGETNEVKRHLARLAADRVEDGQIVLFDSGSTTLQIAQSLPRSIRLTVVTPSPMIAIALADHPDVKVILAGGQLNPATLSTSGQEAVRLIQSIKADLLFTGVCALHPQVGISSLHFDEVAVKQALLDSASHVVAVTMADKLGAVEPFVVGPCSRIHTLITEWHVPSVEAYEQLGLEVLRVEVE, encoded by the coding sequence ATGCAAAACACTCATCAAGCCATCGACCTGCCCTCCCTACGCAAACAGAAAATCCTGTTGCTGCTGGAGCGCGACGGCAAAGTCACGGCCGCTGAATTGGTCGATCACTTTGCCGTGTCCCAGGACACCATCCGCCGCGACCTTGGCGAACTCGCCGCTGCCGGCCTGTTGCAACGCGTGCACGGCGGCGCCCTGCCCCGGCCCAAAGACACCGGCAAAGACTTCTTCACCCGCGTTGGCGAAACCAACGAGGTTAAGCGCCACCTGGCACGGCTGGCGGCTGACCGCGTGGAAGACGGCCAGATCGTGCTGTTCGATTCCGGCTCCACCACGCTGCAGATTGCCCAGTCATTGCCACGCTCGATCCGCCTGACCGTGGTCACGCCGTCGCCGATGATTGCCATCGCCCTGGCCGACCATCCCGATGTAAAGGTGATTCTGGCTGGCGGCCAACTTAACCCCGCCACCTTGTCCACCAGCGGCCAGGAAGCTGTGCGCCTTATCCAGAGCATCAAGGCCGACCTGCTGTTTACCGGCGTGTGCGCCTTGCACCCGCAAGTCGGCATCAGCTCGCTGCATTTCGATGAAGTGGCGGTCAAGCAAGCCCTGCTCGACAGCGCCTCCCACGTGGTGGCCGTGACCATGGCGGACAAACTCGGCGCGGTGGAACCCTTCGTGGTGGGCCCGTGCAGTCGCATCCACACGTTGATCACCGAGTGGCATGTACCGAGTGTCGAGGCGTATGAGCAGTTAGGCTTGGAAGTGCTGCGGGTCGAGGTTGAGTAG
- a CDS encoding alpha-hydroxy acid oxidase, with product MSLITTIEDLRKLAQKRVPRMFYDYADSGSWTESTYRANESDFARIQFRQRVARNIDERSIRASMIGQDMAMPVALAPTGLAGMQHADGEILSARAAAKFGLRYTLSTMSICSLEDIAEHVGQPFWFQLYVMRDRAFIEQLIERAKAAGVDALVLTLDLQILGQRHKDLINGLSAPPKLTLPNILNMATKPRWVMGMLGTQRRGFGNIVGHVKGVADMSSLSSWTAQQFDPRLSWDDVEWIKKCWGGKLIIKGILDVEDARLAANSGADALVVSNHGGRQLDGAPSSISQLPAIVEAVGEQIEVWLDGGIRSGQDVLKAMALGAKGTMIGRPHLYGLGAMGEAGVTKALDIIARELDVTMALCGYNDIRDVNRDILLPGSFPTGVY from the coding sequence ATGTCGTTGATTACAACCATCGAAGACTTACGCAAGCTGGCGCAAAAACGTGTTCCAAGGATGTTCTACGACTACGCCGATTCCGGTTCCTGGACTGAAAGCACCTACCGGGCAAATGAAAGTGACTTTGCCCGCATCCAATTCCGCCAACGCGTGGCGCGCAATATCGACGAACGCTCGATTCGCGCCAGCATGATCGGCCAGGACATGGCCATGCCGGTTGCCCTGGCACCGACGGGGCTTGCGGGCATGCAGCACGCCGATGGCGAGATCCTCTCCGCCCGTGCCGCTGCCAAGTTCGGCCTGCGCTACACCTTGTCGACCATGAGCATCTGTTCTCTGGAAGACATCGCCGAACACGTCGGCCAGCCGTTCTGGTTTCAGCTGTACGTGATGCGCGACCGCGCGTTTATCGAGCAGTTGATCGAGCGCGCCAAGGCTGCCGGCGTCGATGCGCTGGTGCTGACCCTCGATTTGCAGATCCTCGGCCAACGCCACAAGGACTTGATCAATGGCTTGTCGGCGCCGCCCAAACTGACCCTGCCGAATATCCTCAACATGGCCACCAAGCCGCGCTGGGTCATGGGCATGCTCGGCACCCAGCGCCGTGGTTTCGGCAACATCGTCGGCCATGTCAAAGGCGTGGCGGACATGAGTTCGCTGTCGTCGTGGACCGCCCAGCAATTCGACCCGCGCCTGAGCTGGGACGATGTGGAATGGATCAAGAAATGCTGGGGCGGCAAGCTGATTATCAAGGGCATCCTTGATGTGGAAGATGCGCGTCTGGCGGCCAATTCCGGCGCGGATGCGTTGGTGGTGAGCAACCACGGTGGCCGTCAACTGGATGGCGCGCCGTCGAGCATCAGCCAATTGCCGGCGATTGTTGAGGCGGTGGGCGAGCAGATCGAAGTGTGGCTCGACGGCGGCATTCGTTCTGGCCAGGACGTGCTCAAGGCGATGGCGCTGGGCGCCAAAGGCACGATGATCGGCCGCCCGCATTTGTACGGTTTGGGTGCCATGGGCGAAGCCGGTGTGACCAAGGCCCTTGACATCATCGCCCGTGAGTTGGACGTGACGATGGCGCTGTGTGGCTATAACGATATACGCGATGTGAACCGCGACATTTTGCTGCCAGGTAGCTTTCCCACAGGGGTTTACTGA
- a CDS encoding alpha/beta hydrolase: MSSRFMARLGLRWFPLLCMALLIVGLPVGCAVLQHKERELVFRIEPGTAGWFTGLPKAVQEFDIKPASFKSGQNLHGWWYPADNKDAPAILYLHGVRWNLTGQFFRIEQLHALGFSVLAIDYRGFGQSHGDLPSETSVYEDARIAWERFQVLQPDPAKRLIYGHSLGGAVAIDLAAALSKQTPVPVRGLVIESTFTSLGDAAAAVANTSLPVRWLLSQKFDSIDKIADVHMPLLVVHGLADQYVPPRFSQQLFDAAQEPKRLLLVPGATHNNSMNLAGRSYAQALDNLMRAKAPAQVVTHSTGRDGDS, from the coding sequence ATGTCTTCTCGTTTTATGGCTCGCCTGGGCCTGCGCTGGTTTCCCCTGCTGTGCATGGCACTGTTAATCGTCGGCTTGCCGGTGGGCTGCGCCGTGCTGCAACACAAGGAGCGCGAGCTGGTGTTCCGCATCGAGCCGGGCACTGCCGGGTGGTTTACCGGCCTGCCCAAGGCGGTGCAGGAGTTCGATATCAAGCCCGCCAGCTTCAAGTCGGGGCAGAACCTTCACGGCTGGTGGTACCCGGCAGACAACAAGGACGCGCCGGCGATCCTCTACCTGCACGGCGTGCGCTGGAACCTCACCGGGCAGTTTTTCCGCATTGAGCAATTACACGCCTTGGGCTTCTCGGTGCTGGCCATCGACTATCGCGGTTTCGGCCAAAGCCACGGCGATTTGCCGTCGGAAACCAGCGTGTATGAAGACGCCCGCATCGCCTGGGAGCGCTTCCAGGTGCTGCAACCCGACCCCGCTAAACGCCTGATCTACGGGCACTCCTTGGGTGGCGCGGTGGCCATCGACCTCGCGGCAGCGTTGAGCAAGCAGACACCCGTGCCGGTACGCGGGCTGGTGATCGAATCCACCTTCACCTCCCTGGGCGATGCGGCCGCTGCGGTGGCCAATACTTCGTTACCGGTGCGTTGGCTGCTGTCGCAGAAATTCGATTCCATCGACAAGATTGCCGACGTGCATATGCCGCTGCTGGTGGTCCATGGCCTGGCCGACCAATATGTGCCGCCGCGCTTCAGCCAGCAATTGTTTGACGCCGCCCAGGAACCCAAGCGGCTGTTGCTGGTGCCAGGCGCCACCCATAACAACAGCATGAACCTGGCCGGGCGCAGTTATGCCCAGGCGCTGGATAACCTGATGCGCGCCAAGGCGCCGGCACAGGTTGTTACGCACTCCACCGGCCGTGATGGCGACTCCTAA
- a CDS encoding SDR family NAD(P)-dependent oxidoreductase, whose product MDFTGKTVIITGGARGLGLSYAKALAVAGARVVISDIGADKVGAGTDASVVQAAAEALRAEGLTVVAHGGDLSTDEGCRKLIAYAIKAFGRLDILIHNAGWVGYQNIADLDAAFLQRAMDINLYAPLWLCKHAWPHLLQSSAPRIILTTSDRAMYAQYEQTGLVAYSAGKMAQLGIMNALSHEGAEAGIRVNAISPVAKTRMWGVTEEPDELKPDWVTPGVVFLASAQCLDSGYILRASNGQFTATRFTENPGVEYPRNLARIKADSAEAVAAAWERIKQNPGS is encoded by the coding sequence ATGGACTTTACCGGTAAAACCGTAATTATCACCGGCGGCGCACGCGGGCTGGGGCTCAGTTATGCGAAGGCGCTGGCCGTTGCGGGTGCGCGGGTTGTGATCAGCGATATCGGCGCCGACAAGGTCGGTGCGGGCACCGACGCGTCGGTGGTGCAGGCGGCTGCCGAGGCGTTGCGCGCCGAAGGGCTGACGGTGGTGGCGCATGGCGGCGACTTGTCCACGGATGAGGGCTGCCGGAAATTAATCGCCTATGCGATCAAGGCATTCGGCCGGCTCGACATCCTGATCCACAACGCCGGCTGGGTCGGTTACCAGAACATTGCCGACCTCGACGCCGCGTTCCTGCAGCGCGCCATGGACATCAACCTCTACGCCCCGCTGTGGTTGTGCAAGCACGCATGGCCGCACCTGCTGCAATCCAGCGCGCCGCGTATCATCCTGACCACCTCCGACCGCGCCATGTACGCGCAATACGAGCAAACCGGGCTGGTGGCCTACAGCGCCGGCAAGATGGCGCAACTGGGCATCATGAACGCGCTGAGCCATGAAGGCGCCGAGGCCGGGATACGCGTCAACGCGATCTCACCGGTGGCCAAGACGCGCATGTGGGGCGTGACCGAGGAACCGGATGAACTCAAGCCGGACTGGGTGACGCCGGGCGTGGTGTTCCTCGCCTCGGCGCAGTGCCTGGACAGCGGCTACATCCTGCGCGCCAGCAATGGCCAATTCACCGCCACGCGCTTCACTGAAAACCCCGGCGTGGAGTACCCGCGCAATCTTGCACGGATAAAGGCCGACAGCGCCGAGGCGGTTGCCGCCGCATGGGAGCGCATCAAGCAAAACCCTGGCAGTTGA
- the aceA gene encoding isocitrate lyase yields the protein MALTREQQIAALEKDWAENPRWKGVTRAYSAADVVRLRGSVRPEHTFAKLGAEKLWKLVTQGAKPSFRPEKDFVNCMGALTGGQAVQQVKAGIQAIYLSGWQVAADNNSAESMYPDQSLYPVDSVPTVVKRINNSFRRADQIQWKAGKGPGDEGYIDYFAPIVADAEAGFGGVLNAYELMKSMIEAGAAGVHFEDQLASVKKCGHMGGKVLVPTQEAVQKLTAARLAADVAGTPTIILARTDANAADLLTSDCDPYDQPFVTGERTQEGFYKVRAGLDQAIARGLAYAPYADLIWCETAKPDLDEARRFAEAIKKEYPDQLLSYNCSPSFNWKKNLDDATIAKFQRELSAMGYKHQFITLAGIHNMWHSMFNLAHDYARNDMTAYVKLQEQEFADAAKGYTFVAHQQEVGTGYFDDMTTVIQGGTSSVTALTGSTEEEQFH from the coding sequence ATGGCACTGACACGCGAACAGCAAATTGCAGCCCTTGAAAAAGATTGGGCTGAAAACCCACGCTGGAAAGGCGTAACCCGCGCTTATTCCGCTGCTGACGTCGTCCGCCTGCGTGGCTCGGTTCGACCTGAGCACACCTTTGCAAAACTCGGCGCTGAAAAACTGTGGAAGCTGGTCACCCAGGGTGCCAAGCCGTCCTTCCGCCCCGAGAAAGATTTCGTCAACTGCATGGGCGCCCTCACTGGCGGCCAGGCAGTCCAACAGGTGAAAGCCGGTATCCAGGCGATCTACCTGTCCGGCTGGCAAGTGGCAGCGGACAACAACTCCGCTGAATCCATGTACCCCGACCAATCGCTGTACCCGGTGGACTCCGTGCCAACCGTGGTCAAGCGCATCAACAACTCGTTCCGCCGTGCCGACCAGATCCAGTGGAAAGCCGGTAAAGGCCCGGGCGACGAAGGCTACATCGACTACTTCGCACCGATCGTGGCAGACGCTGAAGCCGGTTTCGGCGGTGTACTCAACGCCTACGAGCTGATGAAGAGCATGATTGAGGCTGGCGCTGCCGGCGTGCACTTCGAAGACCAGCTGGCTTCGGTAAAAAAATGCGGCCACATGGGCGGCAAGGTACTGGTGCCAACCCAGGAAGCCGTACAAAAGCTGACCGCTGCACGCCTGGCGGCTGACGTGGCCGGTACACCGACCATCATCCTGGCCCGCACCGACGCCAACGCGGCTGATTTGCTGACCTCCGATTGCGACCCGTACGACCAGCCGTTCGTGACCGGCGAACGCACCCAGGAAGGTTTCTACAAAGTGCGCGCCGGCCTCGACCAGGCCATCGCCCGCGGCCTGGCTTACGCGCCGTACGCCGACCTGATCTGGTGCGAAACCGCCAAGCCGGACCTGGACGAAGCACGCCGCTTTGCTGAAGCGATCAAGAAGGAATACCCGGACCAACTGCTGTCCTACAACTGCTCGCCGTCTTTCAACTGGAAGAAGAACCTGGACGACGCGACCATCGCCAAATTCCAGCGCGAACTGTCGGCTATGGGCTACAAACACCAGTTCATCACCCTGGCCGGCATTCACAACATGTGGCACAGCATGTTCAACCTGGCGCACGACTACGCCCGCAACGACATGACCGCGTACGTGAAACTGCAAGAGCAGGAGTTCGCTGACGCCGCCAAGGGTTACACCTTTGTGGCCCACCAGCAGGAAGTGGGCACCGGCTACTTCGACGACATGACCACCGTGATCCAGGGCGGCACCTCGTCGGTGACGGCGCTGACCGGTTCGACTGAAGAAGAACAGTTCCACTGA
- a CDS encoding secretin N-terminal domain-containing protein, translating to MSLRTLLTALLLTASVSAVADTAVVNLNNRTSADLLPVAQNFIGKDGTVSAYGNQLIVKADPGKIEDLRALLAQLDTPAKRLLITVDTNENNQQNTGDSQTRIISYGTASRDGGIQQIQASEGVPALIQVGQSVPLTTTQPDAYGRPQNQTQYRNVTQGFYVTASVTGETVHLAISTNRDRMSQERPDVVSVQSTDTTVSGRLGEWIPLAGINRETQADKSSTTRSYSTQGRDDLTLRVKVDTLN from the coding sequence ATGTCCCTACGCACCCTGCTCACCGCCCTCCTCCTGACTGCCAGCGTCTCAGCCGTGGCCGACACCGCCGTCGTCAACCTGAACAACCGCACCAGCGCCGACCTGCTGCCGGTGGCGCAGAACTTCATCGGCAAGGACGGCACCGTCAGCGCCTACGGCAACCAGCTCATTGTGAAAGCCGACCCTGGCAAGATCGAAGACCTGCGCGCCCTGCTCGCGCAGCTGGACACCCCCGCCAAGCGCCTGCTGATCACCGTCGACACCAACGAAAACAACCAGCAGAACACCGGCGACAGCCAGACCCGCATCATCAGCTACGGCACCGCCAGCCGTGACGGCGGCATCCAGCAGATCCAGGCCAGTGAAGGCGTGCCCGCGCTGATCCAGGTGGGCCAGAGCGTGCCGCTGACCACCACCCAGCCTGACGCCTACGGCCGCCCGCAAAACCAGACCCAGTATCGCAACGTCACCCAAGGCTTTTACGTCACCGCCAGCGTCACCGGCGAGACCGTACACCTGGCCATCAGTACCAACCGTGACCGCATGAGCCAGGAACGTCCCGATGTAGTGAGCGTGCAAAGTACCGACACAACCGTCAGCGGCCGCCTGGGTGAATGGATACCGCTGGCCGGCATCAACCGCGAGACTCAGGCCGACAAATCCTCTACAACCCGCAGCTACTCTACTCAGGGCCGCGATGACCTGACTTTGCGGGTCAAGGTCGACACCCTGAACTGA
- a CDS encoding GNAT family N-acetyltransferase, which translates to MNKIRVRVADWRKDIDEIRRIREAVFIAEQSVPPELEWDSDDADAVHFLAFEGDFPIGTARLLASGEIGRVSVLKDWRGLKVGDKLMDAVIGLAEQRGQTKQFLSAQVYAAPFYERLGFKIVSDEFLEVGIPHVDMVRGG; encoded by the coding sequence ATGAATAAGATTCGCGTACGTGTCGCGGACTGGCGAAAGGATATCGACGAGATTCGGCGCATTCGTGAAGCGGTATTTATCGCTGAACAATCGGTTCCACCTGAGCTTGAGTGGGATTCGGACGACGCCGACGCGGTGCATTTCCTCGCGTTCGAAGGCGATTTTCCGATTGGCACCGCACGCCTGCTGGCCAGTGGCGAGATCGGCCGCGTATCGGTGCTCAAGGACTGGCGTGGCCTGAAAGTCGGCGACAAGCTGATGGACGCCGTGATTGGGTTGGCCGAGCAACGTGGCCAGACCAAACAGTTCCTCAGCGCGCAGGTGTATGCGGCGCCGTTCTACGAGCGGTTGGGTTTCAAGATTGTCAGCGATGAGTTTCTTGAGGTCGGGATTCCGCATGTAGATATGGTGCGCGGGGGCTGA